A region of the Plasmodium vinckei vinckei genome assembly, chromosome: PVVCY_11 genome:
GACtccattttcttcattacaaagtaaaaagtaaaatatgagacataattatatgcaatctaaataaaaataatataataaagtaATCGTATTGTGACGTACCGCTTCGGAATAAGACGCTCTCCTATTTGTGTAGAAATTTTGTTTAGTATCAATTTGGCTATATATGTTACACAGCCACTTaacagaaaaaaaacaaaatagcGGGGTTTTGGTGATACATTTGTATTTgtagaaaatatttcaatgtcttcttttaaattatataaagaaaataatgtatataatttataaaactcatttttaatacaaaataaaattgtccCATTACGTATTTGGTTTGTTAATCCATATAATGGCCATATTTGATGAgttgtaaatattattgtaattaataataatattttgaaaattgtATCAAGTTTCATTCttaatatagaaataaataaaatatatatataacatgaaaagcattaattatataagaCAAAAAAGTCTAAGATACACCAACATATTATTAcctaattttatattttttggacttgtatatattttttttttaattaaaaaaaataaacatattataaagaaaacaaaaatataaaatgtgaataggaaaatatgaaattatattattttaaggATTCAgttaatttgtatatactACTATTtttgacaaaaaaaataaataaaattcaaCAGTTTTACACAAAATGTGTCGGGgatgtataatatttatatatgtatgtatactatttaatttatgtgTATGTGTAAGTTTGTGTGTTTAGGGGGCCTTGCAAATAATAAGCCAcgcattattttttaataatgtaacataaaataattatggtGAATTATGCTGAAATAGTGAATTATGCTAAAATGGTGAATTATGCTGAAATAGTGAATTATGCTAAAATGGTGAATTATGCTGAAATAGTGAATTATGCTGAAATAGTGAATTATGCTGAAATGGTgaattacattttttatgttaaaaaagttggaagtaatatataaactaGTTTATGTTTCAAGCaagtttaaaaataaattttagcTTGTTACACTTTTTATTACACAAATAGTCAACTTTGAAATACCAATCGAAATactcaaaaaataataagccCTTTacactattatatatatatatggtcTTACTTTTGTAATAagcaaataaatgaataaacagagataaaaaaactaaGCCATGAAATTAATTCTGCTATTATGTGCATTGATATGAAGGAATACAAATGCTGTATACTTATTCATTTCCcgggaaatatatatgtagaaatttatatggttttactttttttttttttttttttttttttaattcccCCTCTCCATATACAAACACATAAATACATATCCTTGGAAAGAATGTATAAGCATACCAAAAATGAGAAACCcttacattttatttttttttaaatttaaaaaaggaaatataaGACAACTAATGAAGAActacaaattttttattacaataaAATGTGTTATTAGTTAAGTATTTGTACGTGTTCTTAAATTTGAGTACCTCATTGAATTGTGTATAAATAAGTCTTTggaaaatgttttatttttgtacgTATATAGAGtgagaaagaaaaaataaaatagtaagACCATGAAAAGGTAGAAAATGAGagtaacaaaaaatatgctttCTATTGAATGTCTAACtatgttcatttttttaaaataaataaaattataaatacatgTAATTATTAACAGGTTTTATAGACATTTTCCTTAAACagtttataatttaaaagtttcacaaaaaagtataattaattataattacatTATGGATATGGTTGTTTGtgaaatttataaaaactgTGTCATTGTGTGATGTCCAATTTATGTTCTAAcgatttttaattcatttattatgctatccttaaattttttaaagtttttaaaattgtaaaataatataataaggCTATTCTCTTCGGATATACAACCACATAATACATAACCCTATATGTACATTTTCACTAttgtcatttttatttttttttcacaaaatatatatgtaaaaaaatatatttaattaatactTACAAACACTTTTAAAGAATAGAGatgattttatttaaaaaaaataataattttttttattctagGTCCAAAAaaggtgaaaaaaaatacaacccatatttttttagtacatttttttaatacattattttagcacatttttttagcacaatttttttagcacaatttttatattatgtgcttataaaattgtttgtTTCCTCTTTATGATATATACTATGCtctcatatatttttacttattatattttggcTCGTAGAAGTTTTactattcttttttttttttttttacaaaatgcGATCACAAACTATCGTAAATTATACAAACTTGCAATTACAACCATGTGGAGTTGACATAAATAATCCGTGAtagcaaataataatataaggaatatatatgcatgcaATTCCGTTAAATATCAAAACATTAACGCTTGCTAGATCTTtgaaatgttttttttaattactattttttaccATGCCTGTAAAAAGCatgttacaaaaaaatatataatataaaaaatcatataattaaattatttcattcaattatttatatgaacattttttttttataaatgtatagcttattaataattgtaaatttatatataccatTTATTTGGTAATCCCtcgaaaaatattatgctCTAGTTTgtgataaataattaaccattgttttttttatttttattaaattattttagtgtgaaatatatatagaaaaaatatatccatctattattttatttttatttttcccatttttatattattttttttttttaattttttttattttttgattaatTTCGATATACCCCCAGAAGAGTAAACCAGATCAACGACAACCAAAATATTAGCACATTACGGAAgtataagaaatatatcaaCTATACAGATATAAAgtgtatattatacatgTTTGGCATGCTTGTACATGCttatgcataatatatatatacttctaaaatatttcatcgtcgatttttaaaaacttaTTACTATTACATAATGAAGGATAATgacaaaaatgaatatggGACTTTTCCAATAactataaatgaaaaatatggagGTAAAAGTGGAGATTTTcagtataaaaaattttataattctttatatgAGAAGGCAAAATTAggacttttatttttatcatggTATGGATTgaatgttatatataatgttgaaaataagagagtattaaatattacaaatttACCATGGACAGCTAGCTGTGCTCAATTATTTGTTGGAtggatatttataattacataTTGGAGTActggatataaaaaaattccaaaagttttttcatatgatatatttttaaaaaatataacaattcAAAGTGTATGTCATATTATGGTTCATTTTGGAGCAATCATATCTATGTCATCAACATCTGTTTCATTTACACATGTTGTTAAAGCATGCGAGCCAGTTTTCACTGCTATATTatctataatattattgaaacaatatttaaaattcaGTAAATATGTTTGTCTTGTAATTATTGTTGGAGGTGTTATATGTGCCAGTGCTAaagaaattaattttactaTGGTTGCTTTTATATCTGCACTAGTATCAAATTTTGGATCGTCTTTAAGAgcaatatatgtaaaaaaaatgatgttaAATAAATCATCTATTGGAGAAAATTTAACAGGGccaaatatttatgcaCTAATAACTATTTTGTCTGCATTAATCTCTTTaccatttgtttttatatttgaaggaaaacaattatataaatttataacaGAATTTGAGACTACACAAACAAAACATACATTACAAgaagtatatataagattatttttaagtGGTATATGGtactatttaaataatgaatttgCATTTATGTGTTTAGAGAGAGTTAATCAAGTTACACATGCTGTTGCTAATTCATTAAAAAGAGttgttattattgtttCTTCAATTATTGTATTTAAAACACAAATTACTTTACTTGGTGCTGTTGGATCAGCTGTTACAATTATCGGGGCATTTCTATATTCTattgtttaaaatatttttcaaaaatcaTGGAAACCTATCAAGCACattcaaaaattatacagTTTCCGATATACATAcactttttataatattttttaaataaaaagttttatcaaatatcatgagtttaaatatattcccATTAAATTGTGTAACTAATTTggcatatattttcagaTAGAAGatattatatcttttttttttgtgtcaATAGATCCTTTATTGTGTTTTTAAGACTATATAAAACTTCAGAGCGACCcatttaagaaaaaaaaataaaggaagaataaataaacttaTATCATggggaatatatatattttttttaatatacaaatGCAAAGAAACAagcaataataaaaaaatatatgtataattcATATACCTATGCACAACTGCATAAgtacttttaaaaaaaaaatgaaaaaagctgagatatgcatatataattaaatatagatatctctcatatattttacattttttaaagttttGTAATTGTATTTTGTCAACATgtttaaaaagttatatttgaagttttcctttttttttttttttaagtctACCATATGAGTTAGTGCATATTCtcatatgtattttatactattggcatatttatttatttcgtttttacattttgtaaaattatgttattattttttattctaaatattttttttaaaaaaaaaaggaaaactataaatatataaaaacactttatatctatattaaacttttgataatatttttttcaaaaattattttacatatatatatatttttttttatcatttttgtatgtacatatgcaaataaatatttgcacaaatatatgtacGTAAATGTAggacaaataaaaaaaaaatggactatagaaaaaaaaatatatttgatacttttttaattttcgcAAAGACatactaataaatatatgatgaaaatattgtCTTTTTCCTTAtccaaataatattattaaattaatatcattattgttatattctacatattattatcaatctttttttcatgtccattttatttgcgaataaaaaatatgtcatACTAAGCGCacacaataaaatatacacaaaaaaatatacatacatatatatataagtacgattttaaatatgtataggGAAAAATACCAGCCCAAAATATTGTCACTCTTGTTGAGCGCGGggtaatttaataatatagcgGTAGCAATATATGtagttattattttcctgATACTCTAGGCATTACTTTTTATTGATAagcataaattttttaataaataaaaaaagttatgtagaaaatatggaaatagTTAAAAGgcaaacaaaaatatgtacCTTATAATAGTTTTACTATACAAAAACGTGCACACAGGTTGTGTCCTCTTTTCACATTAAcaagttaataaaaatatgcaatttTGTCTGacttgttaataaaaaatgaatgaaCAGGCAtagaataatatttttcggaattttcctttataaaatttgtctTCCCTTTTATAATCAGCTCTAAGCCCTTAgaaatatggaaaatgaGAACAAAAAAGGGATGTGTTAGAAAAGTTTTAGACGatacaataaaattaagtGCTATAGAAATATTGTCTGAAAATACTTCTGACTCGTACATATACACATCACCAGGAAAATACAATTCGCTAGCTATTAGTTTGCCTATTCTGGTTTTAattgttaaaaatgtaatatttatttatacttgtttacaatttttcttcattttttgcatataatcattataatttgttaGGAAAAATTAGTAAATAAGTAtcacaaatattattacatgttcataaaaaatatatgtatatgcataaatatacCTGAACAAAATAGGTcaaattttgaaattttttttttgcttagatgaataaatatttctcaTTTAGAATAAGTGTAATGGACAACAAAAGGTGCCGAAGGACCTTTCGAATTTCGAATTTTCaggtgaaaaaaaataaactaatGAACAATCAttacaattaaaaatatatatacattattgAAGTCagattaatataatatgtatatgtgcatagacatattaattttcaaaCTATTGCATATTctctttatttaatttgtttaaaaaaaattagactGTTACAAGGCTTTCAAATAAATGGTGTACTATGCCTATGGTACTAAACGAAGGATGGAATATTCtccaaataaatttaagtGATTACACTGAAAAAGCAttcaaaacaaaatatgttGAAACAATAGAATTACAAATTAATGCAAGTATAAGGATTcgatgcatatatttttgtgatagaatttataataatgaagaattaaaggatgaatttaaaatattttcaaaaaaaaaagaaaaaattgtatatattcctcctcaaaatttaattaaaacattaaaaaaaaaaaccatCAAAAATGCAGTCAAGGACAAAATATCAAACcaagaaaatgaagaagaacaccaagatgaaaataatatatcagaaatcgaaaaaataaaagacaCATCTTTAGATCATGTAGAAGAAGGAGATTCCACTGTGAATGTAGATCAAACAGTGATGGAAACAGATCCCactgaaaataaaattaaagaaagtGAATCAGATTTCAAAAGGGAAGATGATCAAACTATTTcagaaaattttgaaaaagaaaacaaaacTCATGAATATATGGATATGACTGAAGTTTTAGAAACTTATACAGATAAAGTTGAAGATATAGATATgactattaaaaatgatgaagatgGTCATTctttatcaaaaataattgaacCATTtgatgaagaagaaaataacgATACCATGGATCCAAACaaaacattattaataGAAGGAAATGATGATGAAACAGATATTAATAACTTAAcagaaattaaaaacattGAAATGGATTTGAGCAATGTCTTATACGATGATCCAAATTACTACACTTACAATAATGACGACAATTAGAAGTTCCATATAAAAggggaaaaaataaattttacatataaCTTCCAACTCATGGAGCAAATAAAGTAGTCAAAGAGTATATGTCCCCCTTATGTGGTTATTCCTTTTTTcgattttaaatttaaaagtatacatattttttctatattttagCATGTACATTTTTCGGTGAAATAGACATCACCTTTAAAGtcttaattaaaatatcaaaaaaactaaaaaacaaaaacaaaaacaaaaaatatgcatatgtatatgcacACCATTCACCAGTTTCAGTCAATCACAATTACGGTCTATCAATGCATAATTGGGATATGGAAAAATGGTGAATTAATCTAAAATTattgacaaaaaaaaataataaatcgGAAAGAacgataaaaaatatgtttacaCGACGTTGCAATCAATATAAATCTGTGATCAGGTCATGTAAAAGGtgaacaaaattaaatccATTTATTAAACACAAATGGGTTTTGTTATAATTGAAAAGAGggtatgataaaaatggagaGCCATTATacatagtatatatatctgTACTTATAAACATGTGATTACTGATTGTACTTCGgttttgatttttatttaacacaaggtttaattttattatattgtcTAAACATAAATGTATTTCAATggttaaataatttaatacaGGTTTTAACaaattgttaatatttgtgattaatgaattatttattaacattttgATGGGATAACTACGTACAGTAGATATATCATATGGTGCATAATTTGATTTGGCTAGCTTtaaaatatctttttttttttttaaattaataaaatataagtttTTCTTAAAACGAATagcatttattaatattggtttttctattaaaagttttgaaacaaaaataagactattttttagcatatccatattttttttcatattatatttataatttaaaattaattgttCAATTTCTTCTTGCtgttcatataatttttttaaataattcatatgtttttttttttttaaaatatttatagctAGCTGGATAGCTATATTTCTCCATTtgactttaaaaaaagtatctTTATCATAAGTATTTTGTATCATAACTAAATATTCTTGAtcatattttgatttttcaattttatcatatttaaattttttaatgtataAATTAGGAGGAAATTcttcaaaaaaatcaacATATATCATTTCATCAGACacaaatatatcaataacttttttaattaaatgcACCAAATTTACTTCATCTTGTTCTTGTAATGAAAcataatatgttttaagttcctttaattttaatagtaAATTATTAGTATCATCACAATCTTCAAAAAGTggacaatttttaaaacactctgatattatgtatacattatcttttttacaattataat
Encoded here:
- a CDS encoding triose phosphate transporter, putative, with translation MKDNDKNEYGTFPITINEKYGGKSGDFQYKKFYNSLYEKAKLGLLFLSWYGLNVIYNVENKRVLNITNLPWTASCAQLFVGWIFIITYWSTGYKKIPKVFSYDIFLKNITIQSVCHIMVHFGAIISMSSTSVSFTHVVKACEPVFTAILSIILLKQYLKFSKYVCLVIIVGGVICASAKEINFTMVAFISALVSNFGSSLRAIYVKKMMLNKSSIGENLTGPNIYALITILSALISLPFVFIFEGKQLYKFITEFETTQTKHTLQEVYIRLFLSGIWYYLNNEFAFMCLERVNQVTHAVANSLKRVVIIVSSIIVFKTQITLLGAVGSAVTIIGAFLYSIV
- a CDS encoding transcription factor IIb, putative; the encoded protein is MYREKYQPKILSLLLSAGSKPLEIWKMRTKKGCVRKVLDDTIKLSAIEILSENTSDSYIYTSPGKYNSLAISLPILVLIVKNMNKYFSFRISVMDNKRCRRTFRISNFQTVTRLSNKWCTMPMVLNEGWNILQINLSDYTEKAFKTKYVETIELQINASIRIRCIYFCDRIYNNEELKDEFKIFSKKKEKIVYIPPQNLIKTLKKKTIKNAVKDKISNQENEEEHQDENNISEIEKIKDTSLDHVEEGDSTVNVDQTVMETDPTENKIKESESDFKREDDQTISENFEKENKTHEYMDMTEVLETYTDKVEDIDMTIKNDEDGHSLSKIIEPFDEEENNDTMDPNKTLLIEGNDDETDINNLTEIKNIEMDLSNVLYDDPNYYTYNNDDN